Proteins from one Bactrocera neohumeralis isolate Rockhampton chromosome 3, APGP_CSIRO_Bneo_wtdbg2-racon-allhic-juicebox.fasta_v2, whole genome shotgun sequence genomic window:
- the LOC126754153 gene encoding protein disulfide-isomerase-like, with protein sequence MKFLISSLLLLAVTTTLAYVTEEEMPNEDGVLVLTTANFKRVIEANDFVLVDFYAPWCGASIALTPEFAKAAQFLAEWRSPIKLAKVDVTVSSELDTYFQLRQYPTLKYFRRGVPFEYNGGYRAADIIAWLNAVQ encoded by the coding sequence ATGAAGTTCCTAATTTCTTCACTGCTACTGTTAGCTGTCACAACAACGCTTGCATACGTCACTGAAGAGGAAATGCCAAACGAAGATGGCGTGCTTGTGCTGACCACCGCTAATTTTAAGCGTGTCATAGAAGCCAATGATTTTGTCTTGGTAGATTTCTACGCACCATGGTGCGGTGCTTCCATCGCGCTTACGCCCGAATTCGCTAAAGCAGCGCAGTTTTTAGCTGAATGGCGTTCGCCCATCAAGTTGGCCAAAGTCGATGTGACCGTCTCGAGCGAGTTGGACACATATTTCCAATTGCGTCAATATCCCACCTTGAAGTATTTCCGTCGTGGCGTTCCCTTTGAATATAATGGCGGTTATCGGGCAGCTGATATTATTGCATGGCTTAATGCAGTGCAATGA